From a region of the Hyalangium minutum genome:
- the hisG gene encoding ATP phosphoribosyltransferase, translating into MLKIALPNKGRLSEEVRELFNDAGLEVRARGERALTASLGGEFEAIFVRAQDIPEFVADGAAQAGVTGWDLVNEAGRELDLLMDLEFGKCRLVVAAREESGITSADGVKDGMRVASCFPRLTQDYFAKRGQQVTVVPVSGAAEIAPHLGIADIVVDLTSTGSTLKMNGLREVATVLESSARLVACKRNDAEASQKLEELKQALGSVLAARGKRYLMTNVPRKVLPQVREVLPGLNGPTVVDIMNGGDFVAVHAVVSAKTIYRTINALKAMGCEGILVTRIERLMP; encoded by the coding sequence ATGCTGAAGATCGCCCTTCCCAACAAAGGCCGCCTCTCCGAGGAGGTCCGTGAGCTGTTCAACGATGCAGGTCTCGAGGTCCGCGCCCGAGGCGAGCGAGCGCTCACTGCCTCCCTCGGCGGCGAGTTCGAGGCCATCTTCGTCCGGGCCCAGGACATCCCCGAGTTCGTCGCCGATGGCGCTGCTCAGGCGGGCGTTACGGGCTGGGATCTCGTCAACGAGGCCGGCCGCGAGCTGGACCTGCTGATGGACCTGGAGTTCGGCAAGTGCCGGCTCGTGGTGGCGGCCCGCGAGGAGAGCGGAATCACTTCCGCGGACGGGGTGAAGGATGGGATGCGCGTGGCCTCCTGCTTCCCCCGCCTCACCCAGGACTACTTCGCCAAGCGGGGCCAGCAGGTCACCGTGGTCCCCGTGTCCGGCGCCGCTGAGATTGCCCCTCACCTGGGCATCGCCGACATCGTCGTGGACCTGACTTCCACTGGCTCCACGCTCAAGATGAACGGCCTGCGCGAGGTGGCCACGGTCCTGGAGTCCAGCGCCCGGCTCGTGGCCTGCAAGCGCAATGACGCGGAGGCCTCGCAGAAGCTCGAGGAGCTGAAGCAGGCGCTGGGCTCGGTGCTGGCGGCCCGAGGCAAGCGCTACCTGATGACCAACGTGCCTCGGAAGGTGCTCCCCCAGGTGCGCGAGGTGCTCCCAGGCCTCAATGGTCCCACCGTGGTGGACATCATGAATGGCGGCGACTTCGTGGCCGTGCACGCCGTCGTCTCCGCCAAGACGATCTACCGCACCATCAACGCCCTCAAGGCCATGGGCTGTGAGGGCATCCTCGTCACTCGCATCGAGAGGTTGATGCCGTGA
- the hisD gene encoding histidinol dehydrogenase, which yields MSTRTLKYRGPLAALSAEDKRRLLDRSGESDAQVATRVRDIIARVRKDGDRALLDMARELDRANLTSVEVPRARWEAALASLDPKVRRALERAARNIAKAHEAQKPHAIEVETEPGIVVGRRPDPLGRVGVYAPGGRAVYPSSVLMGVVPAKVAGVGEVIVCSPPGPDGLPAAGVLAAAALAGADRVFALGGAGAVAAMAYGTQSVPRVDRIVGPGNAYVAAAKLQVVDAVAIDAPAGPSEILVVADRSVDPEAVAREMLAQAEHDPDACCVTLAVSVTVAETIAAAVERAAAKAQRREIVTTALRERGAVLSVDSLEEAWPFVSEFAPEHLLIATAMPREHLERVRNCGTVFLGERASVAFGDYMTGANHVLPTAGLGHAYSGLSVLDFYRWTTYQHVDHAAAAQLAEDVGVLADSEGLFAHAEAARAWRKP from the coding sequence GTGAGCACTCGGACCCTCAAGTATCGCGGCCCCCTGGCCGCTCTGTCCGCCGAGGACAAGCGCCGCCTCTTGGATCGCTCGGGAGAGTCGGACGCCCAGGTTGCTACCCGCGTCCGGGACATCATCGCCCGGGTCCGCAAGGACGGGGACCGCGCGCTGCTCGACATGGCGCGCGAGCTCGACCGTGCCAACCTCACCTCCGTCGAGGTGCCTCGGGCCCGCTGGGAGGCCGCGCTTGCCTCGCTGGACCCGAAAGTGCGCCGCGCCCTGGAGCGCGCCGCCCGCAACATCGCCAAGGCCCACGAAGCACAGAAGCCCCACGCCATCGAGGTGGAGACCGAGCCCGGCATTGTGGTCGGCCGCCGTCCCGATCCGCTCGGGCGCGTGGGTGTGTATGCACCTGGCGGCCGGGCCGTGTATCCCAGCAGTGTGTTGATGGGCGTGGTGCCCGCGAAGGTGGCCGGGGTAGGGGAGGTCATCGTCTGCTCGCCTCCTGGGCCCGATGGGCTGCCCGCGGCCGGAGTGCTCGCAGCGGCCGCCCTGGCAGGCGCGGATCGCGTCTTCGCCCTCGGTGGTGCCGGAGCGGTTGCCGCCATGGCCTACGGAACCCAGAGCGTGCCGCGCGTGGATCGCATCGTCGGTCCCGGCAATGCCTATGTCGCCGCTGCCAAGCTCCAGGTGGTGGACGCGGTGGCCATCGACGCTCCGGCGGGGCCGAGTGAGATCCTCGTCGTCGCGGACCGCTCGGTGGACCCCGAGGCCGTGGCGCGAGAGATGCTGGCGCAGGCCGAGCACGATCCGGATGCCTGCTGTGTCACCCTGGCCGTGAGCGTGACGGTCGCCGAGACCATCGCCGCTGCGGTGGAGCGGGCCGCCGCCAAGGCCCAGCGACGGGAGATCGTCACCACCGCGCTGCGAGAGCGCGGCGCCGTGCTGAGCGTGGACTCCCTGGAGGAGGCCTGGCCCTTCGTCTCCGAGTTCGCCCCCGAGCACCTGCTCATCGCCACGGCGATGCCTCGGGAGCACCTGGAGCGCGTCCGCAACTGCGGCACCGTCTTCCTCGGCGAGCGCGCCTCCGTCGCCTTCGGGGACTACATGACGGGCGCCAACCATGTGCTGCCCACGGCGGGCCTGGGGCACGCGTACTCGGGGCTGTCGGTGCTCGACTTCTACCGCTGGACCACCTACCAGCACGTGGACCACGCTGCGGCGGCCCAGCTCGCGGAGGATGTGGGCGTGCTCGCCGACAGCGAGGGGCTCTTCGCCCACGCAGAGGCCGCTCGTGCCTGGAGGAAGCCATGA